Proteins from a genomic interval of Cupriavidus pauculus:
- the cynS gene encoding cyanase, with protein sequence MNRDDVTDLIIEAKVRRGISWADVARKVGKSKEWTTAACLGQMTFDEAGARAVMEIFDLPAEAEPWLRTVPYKGSLPTQVPTDPLIYRFYELVSVYGTTFKALIHEEFGDGIMSAIDFRMDLQREADPNGDRVRIEMSGKFLPYKTY encoded by the coding sequence ATGAATCGCGACGACGTGACGGACCTGATCATCGAAGCCAAGGTAAGGCGCGGCATCTCGTGGGCCGACGTGGCCCGCAAGGTGGGCAAGAGCAAGGAATGGACGACCGCGGCCTGCCTGGGCCAGATGACGTTCGACGAGGCCGGCGCGCGCGCCGTGATGGAAATCTTCGACCTGCCGGCCGAAGCCGAGCCGTGGCTGCGCACGGTGCCGTACAAGGGGTCGCTGCCGACGCAAGTGCCCACTGACCCGCTGATCTACCGCTTCTACGAGCTGGTCAGCGTCTATGGCACCACGTTCAAGGCGCTGATCCACGAGGAATTCGGCGACGGCATCATGAGCGCCATCGACTTCCGCATGGACCTGCAGCGCGAGGCCGATCCGAACGGCGACCGGGTGCGCATCGAGATGTCGGGCAAGTTCCTGCCCTACAAGACGTACTGA
- a CDS encoding putative colanic acid biosynthesis acetyltransferase encodes MFQDLSSFRMPPNFRGRSAVAVQLWWCVQSLLFHRSPQFANGFRRWLLRCFGAQVGRHVVIRPSVRVTYPWKVRIGDYAWIGDGAELYSLAEIEIGNHAVVSQFTYLCAGDHDYRRSDFAIRGRPIRIGDEAWVASHSFVAPGVTIGPGAVIGARSAVFRDMPAGMVCMGSPCRPLRPRLDDAAPHAAPSPLSARAPLDVDALHAN; translated from the coding sequence ATGTTCCAGGATCTGTCGAGCTTCAGGATGCCGCCGAACTTCCGCGGCCGGTCTGCCGTGGCCGTGCAGCTCTGGTGGTGCGTCCAGAGCCTGCTCTTCCACCGCTCGCCGCAGTTCGCCAACGGCTTCCGGCGCTGGCTGCTGCGCTGCTTTGGCGCGCAGGTGGGCCGCCACGTGGTCATCCGCCCCAGCGTGCGCGTGACGTACCCGTGGAAGGTACGCATCGGCGACTACGCGTGGATTGGCGACGGCGCCGAGCTGTACAGCCTGGCCGAGATCGAGATCGGCAACCATGCCGTGGTGTCCCAGTTCACCTACCTGTGCGCGGGCGACCATGATTACCGCCGCAGCGACTTTGCCATCCGCGGCCGTCCCATCCGCATCGGCGATGAAGCCTGGGTGGCCAGCCACTCGTTCGTGGCGCCCGGCGTCACGATCGGCCCCGGCGCCGTGATCGGTGCCCGCAGCGCGGTGTTCCGCGACATGCCTGCCGGCATGGTCTGCATGGGCAGCCCCTGCCGCCCGCTGCGCCCCCGACTCGACGATGCCGCGCCGCACGCCGCACCGTCGCCGCTTTCCGCCCGAGCACCGCTCGACGTGGATGCCCTCCACGCCAACTAG
- a CDS encoding 3-isopropylmalate dehydratase large subunit, whose protein sequence is MTLSSGNAVDPVRLPATLAQKLVARAAGVDHVTPGSIVMCKVDLAMSHDSSGPRRVAPLLRELGARVWDPARFVVVTDHYLPAADPDAEAILRFTRDWVRDAGIPNFIDGQGICHVVLPERGFVLPGRFIVGGDSHSPTGGAFGAYMFGVGATEMAGVLATGEIWLRVPQTIRIDWQGALADGVCAKDIMLCLCATLGLGGGRYEAIEFTGPAVVALPMQERMTLTNMCTELGAQTGLIAPDATTMAWLAQAGVDAATLAAIDPRPWRSDADAPVLATHRFDASALAPHVAAPHSPANSAPVAQAAGQAIDIAYIGACTGAKLEDLRMAARVLRGRKVAAGVSLRVAPASVRDQQVAAQDGTLGVLIDAGAELLPNACNACAGYGASRFPAGSRAIASTARNFAGRMGDAGSAVWLASPYTVAATAVTGRITDPRAMLA, encoded by the coding sequence ATGACGCTGTCCAGCGGCAACGCCGTCGATCCCGTCCGGCTGCCCGCCACGCTCGCCCAGAAACTGGTGGCGCGCGCGGCCGGCGTGGACCATGTCACGCCGGGCAGCATCGTGATGTGCAAGGTCGACCTGGCGATGTCGCACGACTCCAGCGGGCCGCGCCGCGTGGCGCCGCTGCTGCGCGAACTGGGCGCCCGCGTGTGGGACCCGGCGCGCTTCGTGGTGGTGACCGACCACTACCTGCCGGCCGCCGACCCCGACGCGGAAGCGATCCTGCGCTTCACGCGCGACTGGGTGCGCGACGCCGGCATCCCGAACTTCATCGACGGGCAGGGCATCTGCCACGTCGTGCTGCCCGAGCGCGGCTTTGTGCTGCCGGGCCGCTTCATCGTCGGCGGCGACAGCCACAGCCCCACGGGCGGCGCGTTCGGCGCCTACATGTTCGGCGTGGGCGCCACCGAGATGGCTGGCGTGCTGGCCACCGGCGAGATCTGGCTGCGCGTGCCGCAGACCATCCGCATCGACTGGCAGGGCGCGCTGGCCGACGGCGTCTGCGCCAAGGACATCATGCTGTGCCTGTGCGCCACGCTGGGGCTGGGCGGCGGCCGGTACGAGGCCATCGAGTTCACCGGCCCGGCCGTGGTCGCGCTGCCGATGCAGGAACGCATGACGCTGACGAACATGTGCACCGAGCTGGGCGCGCAGACCGGGCTGATCGCCCCCGACGCGACGACCATGGCATGGCTGGCGCAGGCCGGGGTGGACGCGGCCACGCTGGCGGCCATCGACCCGCGTCCGTGGCGCAGCGACGCCGATGCGCCGGTGCTGGCCACCCACCGCTTCGACGCCTCGGCGCTGGCCCCGCACGTGGCCGCGCCGCATTCGCCGGCCAACAGCGCGCCCGTGGCGCAGGCGGCGGGGCAGGCCATCGACATCGCCTACATCGGCGCCTGTACCGGCGCCAAGCTGGAAGACCTGCGGATGGCGGCGCGCGTGCTGCGCGGGCGCAAGGTGGCCGCGGGCGTGTCGCTGCGCGTGGCGCCGGCATCCGTGCGCGACCAGCAGGTTGCCGCGCAGGACGGCACGCTCGGCGTGCTGATCGATGCCGGCGCCGAACTGCTGCCGAACGCGTGCAATGCCTGCGCCGGCTATGGCGCGTCGCGCTTTCCGGCCGGCAGCCGCGCGATTGCGTCCACGGCGCGCAATTTCGCCGGCCGCATGGGCGATGCCGGCAGCGCGGTCTGGCTGGCGTCGCCCTATACCGTGGCGGCCACCGCCGTCACCGGCCGGATCACCGACCCGCGCGCGATGCTGGCATGA
- the gmd gene encoding GDP-mannose 4,6-dehydratase, whose amino-acid sequence MGAIDLDKLATDKEQTPDRAPSPRGRNGTRRALITGITGQDGSYLTEFLLAKGYEVHGIKRRSSLFNTERIDHLYQDPQADDRRLILHHGDMTDTASLVRVVQQSQPDEIYNLAAQSHVQVSFEEPEYTANTDAVGTLRLLEAMRILGLEKDTRFYQASTSELYGLVQEIPQKETTPFYPRSPYAAAKLYAYWITVNYREAYGMYACNGILFNHESPVRGETFVTRKITRAIARIALGLQETLYLGNLSALRDWGHARDYVEMQWLMLQQNVAEDFVIATGEQHSVREFVAAAAQRLGITVTFEGSGVDEVGIISEIRADGRQLSSRCKVGDVIVRVDPRYFRPTEVETLLGDATRAREKLGWTPRISFTELVNEMIEADFLSARRDALVKMAGFRTYDYHE is encoded by the coding sequence ATGGGCGCAATCGATCTGGACAAACTCGCAACCGACAAGGAACAGACGCCCGACCGGGCACCGTCGCCGCGCGGACGCAACGGGACAAGGCGCGCCTTGATCACGGGCATCACCGGGCAGGACGGGTCGTACCTGACGGAGTTCCTGCTGGCAAAGGGCTACGAGGTCCATGGCATCAAGCGACGCAGCTCGCTGTTCAACACCGAGCGGATCGACCACCTGTACCAGGACCCGCAGGCCGACGACCGCCGGCTGATCCTGCACCATGGCGACATGACCGACACGGCGAGCCTGGTGCGCGTGGTGCAGCAGTCCCAGCCGGACGAGATCTACAACCTGGCCGCGCAGAGCCACGTGCAGGTGTCGTTCGAGGAGCCCGAGTACACCGCCAACACCGACGCGGTGGGCACGCTGCGCCTGCTGGAGGCGATGCGCATCCTGGGGCTGGAAAAGGACACGCGCTTCTACCAGGCGTCGACGTCCGAGCTGTACGGCCTGGTGCAGGAAATCCCGCAGAAGGAAACCACGCCGTTCTATCCGCGCAGCCCGTACGCCGCGGCCAAGCTCTACGCCTACTGGATCACGGTGAACTACCGCGAGGCCTATGGCATGTACGCATGCAACGGCATCCTGTTCAACCACGAGAGCCCGGTGCGCGGCGAGACCTTTGTCACGCGCAAGATCACGCGCGCCATTGCCCGCATCGCGCTGGGCCTGCAGGAGACGCTGTACCTGGGCAACCTGTCCGCGCTGCGCGACTGGGGCCATGCCCGCGACTACGTGGAAATGCAGTGGCTCATGCTGCAGCAGAACGTGGCCGAGGACTTTGTCATCGCCACCGGCGAGCAGCACAGCGTGCGGGAATTCGTGGCCGCCGCCGCGCAGCGGCTGGGCATCACCGTGACGTTCGAGGGCAGCGGCGTGGACGAGGTGGGCATCATCTCCGAGATCCGTGCCGATGGCCGCCAGCTGTCGTCGCGCTGCAAGGTGGGCGACGTGATCGTGCGGGTGGACCCGCGCTACTTCCGCCCGACCGAGGTGGAAACGCTGCTCGGCGATGCCACCCGGGCGCGCGAGAAGCTGGGCTGGACGCCGCGCATCAGCTTCACGGAACTGGTCAACGAGATGATCGAGGCGGACTTCCTGTCGGCCCGCCGCGACGCGCTGGTCAAGATGGCAGGCTTCCGGACATACGACTACCATGAATAG
- a CDS encoding phosphoribosyltransferase, with amino-acid sequence MSLPPCFADRREAGQYLGRRLAELGYARPASGDAPLVLALPRGGVPVAHEVALALHGTLDILLVRKIGAPGYPELALGAVVEGDASGHGPHTVINEDPWARRAVESGAFDAERGRQLGEICRRQQRYRQGRPVVAMAGRCVIVVDDGVATGATMRAALDAARAAGAARIVAAVPVGSSEGLDKLREVADEVVCLNTPASFGAVGAFYLDFSQTSDDEAMALLRAAACASVLPPVATRPRGEPAFRAGPLAP; translated from the coding sequence ATGAGTCTGCCGCCTTGCTTTGCCGACCGCCGGGAGGCAGGCCAGTACCTGGGCCGCCGCCTGGCCGAACTCGGCTACGCGCGCCCCGCCAGTGGCGACGCGCCGCTGGTGCTTGCCCTGCCGCGCGGCGGCGTGCCCGTGGCGCACGAGGTGGCGCTGGCCCTGCATGGCACGCTCGATATCCTGCTGGTCCGCAAGATCGGCGCGCCCGGCTATCCGGAACTGGCGCTCGGCGCGGTCGTGGAGGGCGATGCCAGCGGCCACGGGCCGCACACCGTGATCAATGAAGACCCGTGGGCGCGGCGCGCGGTGGAATCGGGCGCGTTCGACGCCGAGCGCGGCCGGCAACTGGGCGAGATCTGCCGCCGCCAGCAGCGCTACCGCCAGGGCCGCCCGGTGGTGGCCATGGCAGGCCGCTGCGTGATCGTGGTGGACGATGGCGTGGCCACCGGCGCCACCATGCGTGCCGCGCTGGACGCCGCGCGCGCGGCTGGCGCGGCCAGGATCGTGGCGGCCGTGCCCGTGGGATCGTCCGAGGGGCTCGACAAGCTGCGCGAGGTGGCCGACGAGGTCGTCTGCCTCAACACCCCCGCCAGCTTTGGCGCGGTGGGCGCGTTCTATCTGGATTTCTCGCAGACCAGCGACGACGAGGCCATGGCGCTGCTGCGCGCGGCCGCGTGCGCGTCGGTGCTGCCGCCCGTGGCCACCCGTCCGCGCGGCGAGCCTGCCTTCAGGGCTGGCCCGCTGGCCCCCTGA
- a CDS encoding GntR family transcriptional regulator has protein sequence MSEAVVPLYHQIYVVLRQQIVEGRFGQGPLPGEIDLAKQFHASRVTMRRVFDRLVQEGLVRRHRGLGTFVNPHPVKPAASEERATSLLGTIIDMGEKTSVKVISIDEVHATPDVAEALKIQTGDPVIKIVRVRHYRSRPLSHITTYLPADLGRPLARHDLETKPMLRLLEAAGVELGRASQVLTARLADVVVAPLLDVPVGGALLAVRRVVLDKAGRPVQLLMGQYRPDRYEYRMELSPMGGGDSANVWVENETRTGLRD, from the coding sequence ATGAGTGAAGCCGTCGTTCCCCTGTATCACCAGATTTACGTGGTGCTCCGCCAGCAGATCGTGGAAGGCCGTTTCGGTCAGGGCCCGCTGCCTGGCGAGATCGACCTTGCCAAGCAGTTCCACGCGTCGCGCGTGACCATGCGGCGCGTGTTCGACCGCCTGGTGCAGGAGGGCCTGGTGCGCCGGCATCGCGGCCTGGGCACCTTCGTCAATCCGCACCCGGTGAAGCCCGCCGCCAGCGAGGAACGCGCCACGAGCCTGCTCGGCACCATCATCGACATGGGCGAGAAGACGTCGGTCAAGGTGATTTCGATCGACGAGGTGCACGCCACCCCCGACGTGGCCGAGGCGCTGAAGATCCAGACAGGCGATCCCGTCATCAAGATCGTGCGCGTGCGCCACTACCGCAGCCGGCCGCTGTCGCACATCACCACCTACCTGCCCGCCGACCTGGGCCGCCCGCTGGCCCGCCACGACCTGGAAACCAAGCCGATGCTGCGCCTGCTGGAAGCAGCCGGCGTGGAACTGGGCCGCGCCTCGCAGGTGCTGACCGCCCGCCTGGCCGACGTGGTGGTGGCCCCGCTGCTCGACGTGCCCGTGGGCGGCGCGCTGCTGGCGGTGCGCCGCGTGGTGCTGGACAAGGCCGGCCGCCCGGTGCAGCTGCTGATGGGCCAGTACCGGCCCGACCGCTACGAATACCGCATGGAGCTGTCCCCGATGGGCGGCGGCGACAGCGCCAACGTCTGGGTCGAGAACGAAACCCGCACCGGCCTGCGCGACTGA
- a CDS encoding helix-turn-helix transcriptional regulator: MNALLIEEHPLLRLGLLQMLETIQESGHVLALAPADINRLDAPHRNADLLVFGMPADEATGWEQLEQARERLAPQRILLLADTLPLHVPSADAARGICGCLPKSASLAVIEAAIRLAISSVQGLMFAGEAVATPVASRSAMPAATSLASAAPLPLSAAMPQDPASPSACASAMRAAVAVRDLTSLRPGQPIASTSALPVTAIPMAEEEPSYDEAEMLKITPRQYEVLVLLARGYPIKTVSRMLNISVATVKSHACTLYQRLKVRNKGEAVYAALQRGATLEWVNGDEHAARDGAARRAFARRDDPTYDAGMPVV, translated from the coding sequence ATGAACGCCTTGCTGATCGAGGAGCATCCGTTGCTCCGGCTCGGGCTGCTGCAGATGCTCGAAACCATCCAGGAATCCGGACACGTGCTGGCGCTGGCGCCGGCCGACATCAATCGCCTGGACGCACCACACCGAAACGCCGACCTGCTGGTCTTCGGCATGCCGGCCGACGAGGCCACCGGCTGGGAACAGCTGGAACAGGCACGCGAGCGGCTGGCGCCGCAACGCATCCTGCTGCTGGCCGATACCCTGCCCCTGCATGTGCCATCCGCCGACGCCGCGCGCGGCATCTGCGGCTGCCTGCCGAAATCGGCTTCGCTGGCGGTGATCGAGGCCGCCATCCGGCTGGCCATCTCCAGCGTGCAAGGGCTGATGTTCGCGGGCGAGGCCGTGGCCACGCCGGTGGCGTCGCGCTCGGCCATGCCGGCGGCCACGTCGCTGGCTTCGGCGGCCCCGTTGCCGCTGTCGGCGGCCATGCCGCAGGACCCGGCGTCACCATCGGCCTGCGCCAGCGCCATGCGTGCCGCCGTGGCGGTGCGCGACCTGACCAGCCTGCGGCCCGGCCAGCCCATCGCGTCGACATCCGCCCTGCCGGTGACGGCCATCCCGATGGCCGAGGAGGAGCCCAGCTACGACGAGGCGGAAATGCTCAAGATCACGCCGCGCCAGTATGAAGTGCTGGTGCTGCTGGCCCGGGGCTATCCGATCAAGACCGTCAGCCGCATGCTCAATATCTCGGTGGCCACCGTGAAGAGCCATGCCTGCACGCTCTACCAGCGCCTCAAGGTCCGCAACAAGGGCGAGGCGGTGTACGCGGCGCTGCAGCGCGGCGCCACGCTGGAATGGGTCAACGGCGACGAGCACGCCGCCCGCGACGGCGCCGCCCGCCGCGCGTTTGCCCGCCGCGACGACCCCACCTACGACGCCGGCATGCCGGTCGTCTGA
- a CDS encoding GDP-L-fucose synthase family protein, with the protein MNRQLQRIFVAGHRGMVGSAIARALSTRDDVELVCRTHADLDLTDQHEVRYFFATERISQVYLAAARVGGIHANDTYPAEFIQQNLMIAANVIHEAWNGGVQRLLFLGSSCIYPKLAPQPIRESALLSGALEPTNAPYAIAKIAGMMLCESYNRQYGADYRCVMPTNLYGPGDNYHPENSHVIPALIRRFHEAKLTNAPDVTIWGSGTPMREFLYADDLARACVHVMNLPSQTYRQHVGAAGFLNVGTDEEVSIRDLALLVAKVVGFEGSIRFDTSRPDGTPRKRLDSSVINGTGWRPLVALESGLQIAYQDAMSSGRLSRDIKPHAVETHA; encoded by the coding sequence ATGAATAGACAACTACAACGCATCTTCGTCGCGGGTCATCGGGGCATGGTTGGCTCCGCCATTGCACGGGCACTCTCCACGCGCGACGACGTGGAACTGGTCTGCCGCACCCACGCCGACCTGGACCTGACGGACCAGCACGAAGTGCGCTACTTTTTTGCGACGGAGCGCATCTCGCAGGTCTACCTGGCCGCCGCGCGCGTGGGCGGCATCCACGCCAACGACACCTACCCGGCCGAGTTCATCCAGCAGAACCTGATGATCGCGGCCAACGTGATCCACGAAGCCTGGAACGGCGGCGTGCAGCGCCTGCTGTTCCTTGGGTCGAGCTGCATCTACCCGAAGCTGGCGCCGCAGCCGATCCGCGAATCCGCCCTGCTGAGCGGCGCGCTGGAGCCCACCAACGCGCCCTACGCCATCGCCAAGATCGCCGGCATGATGCTCTGCGAGAGCTACAACCGCCAGTACGGGGCCGACTACCGCTGCGTGATGCCGACCAACCTCTACGGGCCGGGCGACAACTACCACCCCGAGAACAGCCACGTGATCCCGGCGCTGATCCGCCGCTTCCACGAGGCCAAGCTGACCAACGCGCCCGACGTGACGATCTGGGGCTCGGGCACGCCGATGCGCGAATTCCTGTACGCCGACGACCTGGCGCGCGCCTGCGTCCACGTGATGAACCTGCCGTCGCAGACCTACCGGCAGCATGTCGGCGCGGCCGGCTTTCTCAACGTGGGCACCGACGAGGAAGTGTCGATCCGCGACCTGGCGCTGCTGGTGGCCAAGGTGGTGGGCTTCGAAGGCAGCATCCGCTTCGATACGTCGCGCCCGGACGGCACGCCGCGCAAGCGGCTGGACAGCAGCGTGATCAACGGCACGGGCTGGCGTCCGCTGGTGGCGCTGGAATCGGGCCTGCAGATCGCCTACCAGGACGCCATGTCCAGCGGGCGGCTGAGCCGGGACATCAAGCCGCACGCCGTGGAAACCCACGCGTAG
- a CDS encoding glycosyltransferase WbuB has translation MKILLYCLNYAPELTGIGKYTGEQAEWLAAKGYDVRVITAPPYYPAWKVDPAYRGLRFRREMRNGVDVMRAPLWVPERPTGLRRIIHLASFALTSMVWLARQVKWRPDVVFIVEPPLFCSPAALLFARATGAKAWLHIHDYEIDAAFELGLLKGRLLRRMANALERFVLTRFDHVSSISNAMVALARRKGASDAHLTMLPNWVDLQGLARRSNADYRQQLGIPADAVVALYSGTIGAKQGIEILAEAAHRLRDRPDLHFVFCGAGAGVPDLRARCAGLSRIHFLPLQPWEDFSALLASADIHLMPQRADAADLVLPSKLAAMLASGKPVVATAAPATELGKLVMQCGIVVEPGDSAALADAIVELADDPQRGHALGAAGKAWAEGHLDRDAVLGTFEATLIRLHAETPLSAPATADYAGD, from the coding sequence ATGAAGATCCTGCTTTATTGCCTCAACTATGCGCCCGAACTCACCGGCATCGGCAAGTACACCGGCGAGCAGGCGGAATGGCTGGCCGCCAAGGGCTATGACGTGCGCGTGATTACCGCGCCGCCGTACTACCCGGCCTGGAAGGTCGACCCGGCCTACCGCGGCCTGCGCTTCCGGCGCGAGATGCGCAACGGCGTGGACGTCATGCGCGCGCCGCTGTGGGTGCCGGAGCGCCCCACCGGGCTGCGCCGCATCATCCACCTGGCGTCATTCGCGCTGACCAGCATGGTCTGGCTGGCGCGGCAGGTGAAATGGCGCCCGGACGTGGTGTTCATCGTCGAGCCGCCGCTGTTCTGCAGCCCGGCCGCGCTGCTGTTCGCGCGCGCCACCGGTGCCAAGGCGTGGCTGCACATCCATGACTACGAGATCGACGCCGCGTTCGAGCTGGGCCTGCTCAAGGGCCGCTTGCTGCGCCGCATGGCCAATGCGCTGGAGCGCTTCGTGCTGACGCGCTTCGACCATGTCTCGTCGATCTCCAACGCGATGGTGGCGCTGGCCCGCCGCAAGGGTGCCAGCGACGCCCACCTGACCATGCTGCCGAACTGGGTGGACCTGCAGGGCCTGGCCCGGCGCAGCAACGCCGACTACCGCCAGCAGCTTGGCATCCCGGCCGATGCGGTCGTGGCGCTGTACTCGGGCACGATCGGCGCCAAGCAGGGCATCGAGATCCTGGCCGAGGCCGCGCACCGGCTGCGCGACCGCCCGGACCTGCATTTCGTGTTCTGCGGCGCCGGCGCCGGCGTGCCGGACCTGCGCGCGCGCTGCGCGGGCCTGTCGCGCATCCATTTCCTGCCGCTGCAGCCGTGGGAGGATTTCTCGGCGCTGCTGGCCAGTGCCGACATCCACCTGATGCCCCAGCGCGCCGACGCGGCCGACCTGGTCCTGCCGTCCAAGCTCGCGGCCATGCTGGCCAGCGGCAAGCCCGTGGTGGCCACGGCGGCGCCAGCCACGGAGCTGGGCAAGCTCGTCATGCAGTGCGGCATCGTGGTGGAACCCGGCGACAGCGCCGCGCTGGCCGACGCCATCGTGGAACTGGCCGACGATCCGCAGCGCGGCCACGCGCTCGGCGCCGCCGGCAAGGCATGGGCCGAAGGCCACCTGGACCGCGACGCCGTGCTGGGCACCTTCGAGGCCACGCTGATCCGGCTGCACGCGGAGACGCCGCTCAGCGCGCCGGCCACGGCCGACTACGCGGGCGACTAG
- a CDS encoding tripartite tricarboxylate transporter substrate binding protein, producing the protein MPVVRPGVFQPARPSAHSRRRRVLALLALAPMLAMPAAHAAIAGGKPIRILVGAPAGGTTDTLARTIAQEMSQTLDQPVVVENRPGAGGNIAADMVAKSPADGTTLLMSFTSHTINATLYKKLPFDPIADFTPITLVANVPSVLVATPRLPANNIPELIRLAKAQPGKLNFGIGSVGSSVHLAGDMFKMMTGTYIVNIPYKGTTPAITDLLAGQVDLMFASTLNVAQHVKAGKLKVLGVTSPAPLPQFPGAQPIGATVKGFESSAWFGLFGPANLPPEITQTLYQAARQGLEQPAVRKRLETDGAQPSGMAPDAFANFVKQDVKRWATVVRYSGAQPE; encoded by the coding sequence ATGCCAGTCGTTCGCCCGGGCGTGTTCCAGCCTGCCCGTCCCTCCGCCCATTCCCGCCGCCGCCGCGTGCTGGCGCTGCTGGCCCTGGCGCCAATGCTGGCGATGCCGGCCGCGCACGCGGCCATCGCCGGCGGCAAGCCGATCCGCATCCTGGTAGGCGCCCCGGCCGGCGGCACCACCGACACGCTGGCGCGCACCATCGCCCAGGAAATGTCGCAGACGCTTGACCAGCCCGTGGTGGTCGAGAACCGGCCCGGCGCGGGCGGCAACATCGCCGCCGACATGGTGGCCAAGAGCCCGGCCGACGGCACCACGCTGCTGATGAGCTTCACCAGCCACACGATCAACGCCACGCTGTACAAGAAGCTGCCGTTCGATCCGATCGCCGATTTCACGCCGATCACGCTGGTGGCCAACGTGCCGAGCGTGCTGGTGGCCACGCCCAGGCTGCCGGCCAACAACATCCCCGAACTGATCCGGCTGGCGAAGGCCCAGCCCGGCAAGCTGAACTTCGGCATCGGCTCGGTAGGGTCGTCGGTGCATCTGGCCGGCGACATGTTCAAGATGATGACGGGCACCTACATCGTCAACATCCCGTACAAGGGCACCACGCCGGCCATTACCGACCTGCTGGCCGGCCAGGTGGACCTGATGTTCGCCAGCACGCTCAACGTGGCGCAGCACGTGAAGGCCGGCAAGCTCAAGGTGCTGGGCGTGACCAGCCCGGCGCCGCTGCCGCAGTTCCCCGGTGCGCAGCCGATTGGCGCGACGGTGAAAGGCTTCGAGTCGAGCGCGTGGTTCGGCCTGTTCGGCCCGGCCAACCTGCCGCCCGAGATCACCCAGACGCTCTACCAGGCCGCGCGCCAGGGGCTGGAGCAGCCGGCCGTGCGCAAGCGGCTGGAGACCGACGGCGCGCAGCCCAGCGGCATGGCACCCGACGCGTTCGCCAACTTCGTGAAACAGGACGTCAAGCGCTGGGCCACCGTCGTCCGGTATTCCGGAGCCCAGCCGGAATGA
- a CDS encoding 3-isopropylmalate dehydratase, with protein sequence MTPVPDFEHPPAGRIWRFGDDIDTDAMAPAPYMKGGIDTLARHCLENLRPEFPTTVRPGDIVVAGTNFGMGSSREQAPQALKHLGVSAVLAGSFAGLFYRNAINIGLPVLVCPQAATLPDGARATFDLDGAQLHLDDGRRVPCDPVPDFLRALLHAGGLIPHLKARFRGPAGQP encoded by the coding sequence ATGACCCCCGTCCCCGACTTCGAACACCCCCCCGCCGGCCGCATCTGGCGCTTTGGCGACGACATCGACACCGACGCGATGGCGCCCGCGCCCTATATGAAGGGCGGCATCGACACGCTGGCCCGCCATTGCCTGGAAAACCTGCGACCGGAGTTCCCGACGACCGTCCGGCCGGGCGATATCGTGGTAGCGGGCACCAACTTCGGCATGGGTTCGTCGCGCGAGCAGGCGCCGCAGGCGCTCAAGCACCTGGGCGTGTCGGCGGTGCTGGCCGGGTCGTTCGCGGGCCTGTTCTACCGCAACGCGATCAATATCGGCCTGCCGGTGCTGGTCTGTCCGCAGGCGGCCACACTGCCCGACGGCGCGCGGGCGACCTTCGATCTCGATGGCGCGCAGCTACACCTGGACGATGGCAGGCGCGTGCCGTGCGATCCGGTGCCGGACTTCCTGCGCGCGCTGCTGCACGCCGGCGGGCTGATTCCGCACCTGAAAGCGCGCTTCAGGGGGCCAGCGGGCCAGCCCTGA